Proteins encoded together in one Synechococcus sp. A15-62 window:
- a CDS encoding Ycf66 family protein, translating into MLATLSGDLCLLLGLALLLLPLLAVELSRPRDGVWGAVVLLLGLVLVTSTDRLRGAPMLAVLCAGLLIARLGSEVGQARWNSLSETEQQRFTSLDHWRTSFQQLLITTGRVGEGISGIAKQLKPAGKSGVTGKKWVRPESPETTDASETASTEAATEAAEVTSPEGED; encoded by the coding sequence ATGCTTGCGACCCTCAGCGGCGATCTCTGCCTCCTGCTCGGCCTGGCACTCCTGTTGCTTCCCCTTCTGGCCGTTGAACTCAGCCGCCCCCGCGATGGTGTTTGGGGCGCGGTGGTGTTGCTGCTGGGTCTCGTTCTGGTCACCAGCACAGACCGGCTGCGGGGAGCGCCGATGCTTGCCGTTCTCTGCGCAGGCCTGTTGATCGCACGCTTGGGCTCCGAGGTCGGACAGGCCCGCTGGAACAGCCTCAGCGAAACCGAGCAGCAGCGGTTCACCTCGCTGGATCATTGGCGCACCAGCTTTCAACAACTTTTGATCACCACAGGCCGGGTGGGCGAAGGCATCAGCGGCATCGCCAAACAACTCAAACCGGCCGGTAAATCAGGGGTGACGGGCAAAAAATGGGTGCGTCCCGAGTCCCCTGAAACCACTGACGCAAGCGAGACCGCGTCAACCGAAGCAGCCACCGAAGCAGCCGAGGTCACATCACCAGAGGGCGAAGACTGA
- the crtR gene encoding beta-carotene hydroxylase — MHQSTAQQKQPRPVGVGYRSVPREFVDPPAFWNPTVGLFLGGYALAVLTIWGWFVAALPLPVLLCTGFLALHLEGTVIHDACHNAAHPNRWINQAMGHGSALLLGFSFPVFTRVHLEHHAHVNDPKNDPDHIVSTFGPLWLIAPRFFYHEWFFFQRRLWRRWELMQWGLERSIFVVIVLAAARFDFLPFIFNCWFAPALMVGVTLGLFFDYLPHRPFTSRNRWTNARIYPGKLMNWLIMGQNYHLVHHLWPSIPWFEYKPAYEATKPLLDSKGSPQRLGIFETRRDGYNFLYDILVGVRSHKRRSGKMRRAARFMPGRGLRRHWLGFVDRIAIKTEPKRWVSR, encoded by the coding sequence ATGCATCAGAGCACTGCTCAACAAAAGCAGCCTCGTCCGGTTGGAGTGGGCTACCGCTCGGTTCCGCGTGAATTCGTCGACCCGCCGGCCTTCTGGAACCCCACCGTCGGGCTCTTCCTTGGTGGTTATGCCCTGGCGGTTCTGACCATCTGGGGCTGGTTTGTGGCGGCTCTGCCCCTGCCGGTGCTGCTCTGTACGGGCTTCTTAGCACTGCACCTGGAAGGGACGGTGATCCATGACGCCTGCCACAACGCGGCCCATCCCAATCGATGGATCAATCAGGCCATGGGCCATGGCTCGGCGTTGTTGCTCGGCTTCAGCTTTCCCGTCTTCACGCGGGTGCATCTGGAGCATCACGCCCATGTGAATGACCCGAAGAACGACCCTGATCACATCGTGAGCACCTTCGGGCCGCTCTGGCTGATCGCTCCGAGATTTTTCTACCACGAGTGGTTTTTCTTCCAGCGTCGCCTCTGGCGCCGCTGGGAGTTGATGCAGTGGGGGCTGGAGCGCAGCATTTTTGTGGTGATCGTTCTGGCAGCGGCGCGCTTTGACTTCCTGCCGTTCATCTTCAACTGCTGGTTTGCTCCTGCCCTAATGGTCGGCGTGACGCTGGGTTTGTTCTTCGACTACCTCCCGCATCGGCCGTTCACCTCCCGCAACCGCTGGACGAATGCCCGGATCTACCCCGGCAAGCTGATGAACTGGCTGATCATGGGGCAGAACTATCACCTGGTTCATCACCTCTGGCCATCTATTCCCTGGTTCGAATACAAACCGGCCTATGAGGCCACCAAGCCTCTGCTCGATTCCAAGGGATCTCCCCAACGTTTGGGAATTTTTGAGACCCGCCGGGATGGGTACAACTTCCTCTACGACATCCTTGTGGGAGTTCGCAGCCACAAGCGCCGCAGCGGAAAGATGAGGCGCGCAGCCCGGTTCATGCCGGGACGGGGGCTGCGCCGCCACTGGCTCGGTTTTGTTGACCGCATTGCAATCAAAACCGAGCCGAAGCGTTGGGTGTCCCGCTAA
- the gatC gene encoding Asp-tRNA(Asn)/Glu-tRNA(Gln) amidotransferase subunit GatC produces the protein MSQISSDDVRKVAQLARLDLPEDKIATYTGQLESILEYVGQLQQVDTEGVPETTRAVEVTNVTRADGVQPTPVRDDILNQAPQREGDFFRVPKILAD, from the coding sequence ATGAGCCAGATTTCCAGCGACGACGTCCGCAAGGTGGCCCAGCTCGCCCGTCTTGATCTGCCCGAGGACAAAATTGCGACCTACACCGGTCAGCTCGAGTCCATCCTCGAATACGTGGGTCAGCTTCAGCAGGTGGACACTGAAGGCGTTCCGGAAACCACCCGAGCCGTGGAGGTGACCAACGTCACCCGGGCTGATGGAGTTCAACCGACCCCCGTTCGGGATGACATCCTTAACCAGGCACCCCAAAGGGAGGGAGACTTCTTCCGGGTTCCGAAAATCCTGGCCGACTGA
- a CDS encoding creatininase family protein — MTAATPGPVDSTDAIRLALRSWPEVESYLQSCKGVIIPLGSTEQHGPTGAIGTDALTAEAVALEVGRRTGVLVTPAQAFGMAEHHLGFAGTMSLQPATLLAVLHDLVLSLGRHGFERVFVINGHGGNIATAKAAFAQAHGTATTRNLPVAPQLRCRLANWFMAGPVMRQARDLYGDKEGHHATPSEIAVTLAVEPSLQSKQRPLPDPAPAGPIHGPDDFRRRHPDGRMGSHPSLATAQHGDALLETAATALSEDLRTFLGES, encoded by the coding sequence ATGACCGCTGCAACTCCCGGTCCTGTCGACAGCACGGATGCCATCCGCCTCGCCCTGCGCAGTTGGCCTGAGGTGGAGAGCTACCTGCAAAGCTGCAAGGGGGTGATCATTCCGCTGGGATCCACCGAGCAGCACGGACCCACGGGCGCCATCGGTACCGACGCCCTCACCGCAGAAGCGGTGGCCCTTGAGGTGGGACGGCGCACCGGGGTTTTGGTCACCCCAGCCCAGGCCTTTGGCATGGCGGAGCACCACCTTGGTTTCGCGGGAACGATGAGCTTGCAGCCAGCAACGCTTCTGGCGGTGCTGCACGATCTGGTGTTGTCCCTGGGGCGGCATGGCTTCGAACGGGTGTTCGTGATCAATGGCCACGGTGGCAACATCGCGACGGCCAAAGCCGCCTTTGCCCAGGCCCACGGCACCGCCACCACCCGCAATCTTCCCGTTGCCCCACAGCTGCGTTGTCGCCTGGCCAACTGGTTCATGGCGGGCCCCGTGATGCGCCAGGCACGCGATCTGTATGGCGACAAAGAAGGCCATCACGCCACGCCCAGCGAAATCGCTGTCACCCTCGCTGTGGAGCCCAGCCTGCAGAGCAAGCAGCGACCGCTGCCCGACCCCGCACCGGCAGGCCCCATTCATGGACCAGATGACTTCCGTCGCCGTCATCCCGATGGACGCATGGGGTCCCACCCTTCCCTTGCCACCGCGCAGCATGGAGACGCATTGCTGGAGACAGCCGCCACCGCGTTGAGCGAGGATCTGCGCACGTTCCTCGGCGAGTCATGA
- a CDS encoding queuosine precursor transporter, protein MDSNLQARRDGVFLVLAGLFLGTLGMLNILGLTRFLHLGSIGGWPIVVAVGALPYPITFLCTDLISEIWGEQKANQVVWVGLLLNGWVLLILWLGGVLPSMSGSDDSTFRTIQQLSFGSVGASMVAYLTAQFVDVRLFHFWKQLTKGKALWLRNNGSTLVSQLVDTSAVVLISHYGAHVLPVQPERSVLPQLISFIGSGYLFKLLAALTDTLPFIWLTGWLREWLDMPEEGGEVTTEATSSMH, encoded by the coding sequence GTGGACAGCAACCTCCAGGCACGGCGTGATGGGGTGTTTCTGGTGCTGGCGGGCCTGTTTCTCGGGACCCTGGGCATGCTCAACATCCTGGGCCTGACGCGCTTCCTTCACCTGGGCAGCATTGGCGGCTGGCCAATCGTGGTGGCCGTTGGCGCACTGCCCTACCCGATCACTTTCCTCTGCACAGATCTGATCAGCGAGATCTGGGGAGAACAGAAAGCGAATCAGGTGGTGTGGGTCGGGCTGCTGCTCAACGGCTGGGTGCTGCTGATCCTCTGGCTGGGGGGCGTGCTGCCGAGCATGAGCGGCAGTGATGACAGCACCTTTCGCACGATTCAGCAGCTCAGTTTCGGTTCGGTCGGAGCCTCGATGGTGGCCTATCTCACGGCGCAGTTCGTGGACGTGCGGCTGTTCCATTTCTGGAAACAGCTCACCAAAGGCAAAGCGCTCTGGCTGCGCAACAACGGCTCCACCCTGGTGAGCCAGTTGGTGGACACCAGTGCAGTGGTGCTGATCAGCCATTACGGCGCCCATGTCCTTCCTGTGCAGCCGGAACGGTCCGTGCTGCCTCAGCTGATCAGCTTCATCGGCAGCGGTTATCTGTTCAAGCTGCTGGCGGCGTTAACCGACACGCTTCCCTTCATCTGGCTCACGGGATGGCTGAGGGAGTGGCTGGACATGCCTGAGGAAGGAGGCGAAGTCACAACAGAAGCCACGTCATCGATGCATTAA